The Shewanella sp. NFH-SH190041 genome has a window encoding:
- a CDS encoding SufE family protein, with the protein MFDMAPIHSAHQAIITANNWQEKYRQIMLLAKHIPQLADEWKQDNAKVNGCESQAWLYHHCIDNHHYWLIDSDARIVKGLAGLLLAQLQGKTEAEIAGFDTQTYFAALGLAGQLSPSRTGGLTAMAAKMLTGN; encoded by the coding sequence ATGTTTGACATGGCACCAATACACAGTGCCCACCAAGCCATTATCACAGCCAATAACTGGCAAGAGAAATACCGCCAAATTATGTTATTGGCCAAACATATTCCCCAGTTAGCGGATGAATGGAAACAGGACAACGCTAAGGTTAATGGCTGTGAAAGCCAAGCTTGGCTGTACCATCATTGTATTGATAACCACCATTACTGGCTGATAGACAGTGATGCCCGTATCGTTAAAGGGCTTGCGGGTCTATTGCTAGCCCAATTGCAAGGCAAAACAGAAGCGGAAATTGCCGGATTTGATACCCAAACATATTTTGCAGCACTGGGCTTAGCCGGGCAGCTAAGCCCCTCTCGAACCGGTGGCTTAACGGCAAT